One genomic segment of Apostichopus japonicus isolate 1M-3 chromosome 23, ASM3797524v1, whole genome shotgun sequence includes these proteins:
- the LOC139964529 gene encoding nuclear receptor subfamily 4 group A member 1-like isoform X2, whose product MVHGPADQYQDFHHGGATAALNYSDFPDIFELNADICQSIGFNTSFGAFTTNGTSHGIGESAPYISSPSSSICETSYVPSPGSVASSPTSVSSSPGLGQHHSHAISDRRHIPMPVTEATKMHESATIGSICFTPLPSEPFRYPSNSPTAAINLSSLPSFQETYGLTHRIDSRVEYEEQSPDYPLTNLGGSPGLEMQQPLLPESTHSSSFKNTSTYVPSLPNLADPEVTHFQPYSSVPAPVSTNHHTFTTMAHGHLNFSPCEAEPDFNLCPSDNSPHFVTNHLPTTQSQPPSYSQGFGRQNGWPMPHTTLQNAVTSVFCPTSTNLGFDLIDTKPIPGSLVTSLTQSHVLGTNTGVMRKSIPMPSGPACTSPPLPSRNMCNQEGMCAVCGDSAACQHYGVRTCEGCKGFFKRTVQKSAKYVCLANRNCTVDKRRRNRCQYCRFQKCLAVGMVKEVVRRDSLKGRRGRLPTKQRNPQDLSPPSPPVSLITALVRAHLDASPAKPNRNYNQFRLPGDNESCLSEEEQLKQFYDNLSSSLEVIKTWAEKIPGFSDLCKEDQLLLLQSACLELFVLKMAYRMDPNDELVTFCNGNVFHKEQCEQAFGDWLADIHGLGRVLTTLKVDLSSFACLSALVLITVRHGLQEPQKVTDLENKIITCFNDHVTFNSSASNQSKFLSEMLLQLRELRVFSKNGLQRLHQLKGQGNVPLPRVLEKLLESN is encoded by the exons AACCGCCGCCCTCAACTACAGCGATTTTCCGGACATATTTGAGCTCAATGCAG atatttgtcAATCCATCGGTTTTAACACGAGCTTTGGCGCCTTCACGACCAACGGCACGAGTCATGGAATAGGAGAGAGCGCTCCTTATATCTCCTCGCCATCTTCGTCCATTTGTGAGACGTCGTACGTACCGTCACCTGGTTCCGTTGCTTCTTCACCTACTTCGGTGTCCTCATCTCCAGGTCTCGGCCAACATCATTCACACGCTATTTCTGATCGCCGCCATATTCCGATGCCAGTTACCGAGGCAACGAAGATGCACGAGTCTGCGACGATTGGCAGCATATGTTTCACTCCACTCCCCTCCGAACCATTCCGTTATCCTAGTAATAGTCCGACTGCGGCTATTAACTTGAGTTCCTTGCCAAGTTTTCAAGAGACCTACGGCTTAACTCACCGAATTGACTCACGTGTAGAGTATGAAGAACAATCTCCTGACTATCCTCTCACAAATCTTGGAGGAAGTCCAGGTTTAGAAATGCAGCAACCACTCTTGCCAGAGAGCACTCATTCGTCATCTTTTAAAAACACTTCGACATACGTTCCGTCACTGCCTAATTTAGCAGATCCAGAGGTGACACACTTTCAGCCTTACAGCAGTGTACCCGCTCCTGTCAGTACAAATCATCACACCTTTACAACCATGGCCCACGGTCACCTTAATTTTAGTCCCTGTGAAGCCGAGCCCGACTTCAATCTTTGCCCGTCGGACAATTCGCCTCACTTTGTTACCAATCATCTCCCCACCACTCAGTCTCAACCACCATCTTACTCTCAAGGTTTTGGGAGACAAAATGGATGGCCCATGCCACATACAACCCTTCAAAATGCAGTGACGTCAGTATTCTGCCCTACGTCTACAAATCTCGGATTTGATCTGATTGATACGAAACCAATTCCAGGTTCCTTAGTGACGTCTTTAACTCAATCACATGTTTTGGGGACTAACACAGGTGTCATGAGGAAATCGATACCAATGCCAAGTGGACCGGCATGTACCTCACCGCCACTTCCATCAAGAAATATGTGTAACCAGGAGGGGATGTGCGCAGTCTGTGGAGACAGTGCTGCTTGCCAACATTACGGGGTCCGTACCTGCGAAGGATGCAAAGGCTTCTTTAAG CGAACGGTCCAGAAGAGTGCTAAATATGTTTGTCTAGCGAACAGAAACTGTACTGTTGATAAACGAAGGCGGAACCGCTGCCAGTACTGCCGATTCCAGAAGTGTTTGGCAGTCGGAATGGTCAAAGAAG TTGTTCGCAGGGACAGCCTCAAGGGCCGTCGAGGAAGGCTACCGACAAAACAGCGAAATCCCCAAGACCTATCTCCCCCGTCTCCACCTGTGAGTCTTATTACAGCCCTTGTGCGAGCTCATCTTGATGCTTCGCCAGCAAAGCCTAATAGGAACTATAACCAG TTTCGGCTGCCCGGTGATAATGAGTCTTGTCTGTCGGAAGAAGAACAGCTTAAGCAATTTTATGACAACCTATCCTCATCGCTTGAAGTCATCAAAACGTGGGCAGAGAAGATTCCCGGATTCAGTGACCTCTGCAAAGAGGACCAGCTGCTGTTGCTGCAGTCGGCTTGCTTGGAGTTGTTCGTGTTAAAAATGGCATACAG GATGGACCCCAATGATGAACTAGTTACCTTCTGTAATGGAAACGTGTTCCACAAAGAACAATGCGAACAAGCATTTGGTGATTGGTTGGCTGACATTCATGGGCTTGGACGAGTCTTGACAACCCTAAAGGTTGACCTATCATCCTTCGCTTGCCTCTCAGCACTAGTTCTTATCACAG TGAGACATGGTCTACAAGAGCCACAGAAAGTCACCGATCTTGAAAATAAGATCATTACATGTTTCAACGATCACGTGACATTCAATTCATCAGCATCGAACCAATCAAAGTTTCTCTCGGAGATGTTGCTACAATTGAGGGAGCTTCGTGTGTTCAGCAAGAATGGCCTCCAAAGACTACATCAACTGAAAGGTCAAGGAAACGTTCCGCTTCCTCGAGTACTTGAAAAGCTATTGGAAAGTAATTAA
- the LOC139964529 gene encoding nuclear receptor subfamily 4 group A member 1-like isoform X1, with translation MAAPSLDVYVPSHNFLDSEFWYEHTQVDRQMSHKFDICQSIGFNTSFGAFTTNGTSHGIGESAPYISSPSSSICETSYVPSPGSVASSPTSVSSSPGLGQHHSHAISDRRHIPMPVTEATKMHESATIGSICFTPLPSEPFRYPSNSPTAAINLSSLPSFQETYGLTHRIDSRVEYEEQSPDYPLTNLGGSPGLEMQQPLLPESTHSSSFKNTSTYVPSLPNLADPEVTHFQPYSSVPAPVSTNHHTFTTMAHGHLNFSPCEAEPDFNLCPSDNSPHFVTNHLPTTQSQPPSYSQGFGRQNGWPMPHTTLQNAVTSVFCPTSTNLGFDLIDTKPIPGSLVTSLTQSHVLGTNTGVMRKSIPMPSGPACTSPPLPSRNMCNQEGMCAVCGDSAACQHYGVRTCEGCKGFFKRTVQKSAKYVCLANRNCTVDKRRRNRCQYCRFQKCLAVGMVKEVVRRDSLKGRRGRLPTKQRNPQDLSPPSPPVSLITALVRAHLDASPAKPNRNYNQFRLPGDNESCLSEEEQLKQFYDNLSSSLEVIKTWAEKIPGFSDLCKEDQLLLLQSACLELFVLKMAYRMDPNDELVTFCNGNVFHKEQCEQAFGDWLADIHGLGRVLTTLKVDLSSFACLSALVLITVRHGLQEPQKVTDLENKIITCFNDHVTFNSSASNQSKFLSEMLLQLRELRVFSKNGLQRLHQLKGQGNVPLPRVLEKLLESN, from the exons atatttgtcAATCCATCGGTTTTAACACGAGCTTTGGCGCCTTCACGACCAACGGCACGAGTCATGGAATAGGAGAGAGCGCTCCTTATATCTCCTCGCCATCTTCGTCCATTTGTGAGACGTCGTACGTACCGTCACCTGGTTCCGTTGCTTCTTCACCTACTTCGGTGTCCTCATCTCCAGGTCTCGGCCAACATCATTCACACGCTATTTCTGATCGCCGCCATATTCCGATGCCAGTTACCGAGGCAACGAAGATGCACGAGTCTGCGACGATTGGCAGCATATGTTTCACTCCACTCCCCTCCGAACCATTCCGTTATCCTAGTAATAGTCCGACTGCGGCTATTAACTTGAGTTCCTTGCCAAGTTTTCAAGAGACCTACGGCTTAACTCACCGAATTGACTCACGTGTAGAGTATGAAGAACAATCTCCTGACTATCCTCTCACAAATCTTGGAGGAAGTCCAGGTTTAGAAATGCAGCAACCACTCTTGCCAGAGAGCACTCATTCGTCATCTTTTAAAAACACTTCGACATACGTTCCGTCACTGCCTAATTTAGCAGATCCAGAGGTGACACACTTTCAGCCTTACAGCAGTGTACCCGCTCCTGTCAGTACAAATCATCACACCTTTACAACCATGGCCCACGGTCACCTTAATTTTAGTCCCTGTGAAGCCGAGCCCGACTTCAATCTTTGCCCGTCGGACAATTCGCCTCACTTTGTTACCAATCATCTCCCCACCACTCAGTCTCAACCACCATCTTACTCTCAAGGTTTTGGGAGACAAAATGGATGGCCCATGCCACATACAACCCTTCAAAATGCAGTGACGTCAGTATTCTGCCCTACGTCTACAAATCTCGGATTTGATCTGATTGATACGAAACCAATTCCAGGTTCCTTAGTGACGTCTTTAACTCAATCACATGTTTTGGGGACTAACACAGGTGTCATGAGGAAATCGATACCAATGCCAAGTGGACCGGCATGTACCTCACCGCCACTTCCATCAAGAAATATGTGTAACCAGGAGGGGATGTGCGCAGTCTGTGGAGACAGTGCTGCTTGCCAACATTACGGGGTCCGTACCTGCGAAGGATGCAAAGGCTTCTTTAAG CGAACGGTCCAGAAGAGTGCTAAATATGTTTGTCTAGCGAACAGAAACTGTACTGTTGATAAACGAAGGCGGAACCGCTGCCAGTACTGCCGATTCCAGAAGTGTTTGGCAGTCGGAATGGTCAAAGAAG TTGTTCGCAGGGACAGCCTCAAGGGCCGTCGAGGAAGGCTACCGACAAAACAGCGAAATCCCCAAGACCTATCTCCCCCGTCTCCACCTGTGAGTCTTATTACAGCCCTTGTGCGAGCTCATCTTGATGCTTCGCCAGCAAAGCCTAATAGGAACTATAACCAG TTTCGGCTGCCCGGTGATAATGAGTCTTGTCTGTCGGAAGAAGAACAGCTTAAGCAATTTTATGACAACCTATCCTCATCGCTTGAAGTCATCAAAACGTGGGCAGAGAAGATTCCCGGATTCAGTGACCTCTGCAAAGAGGACCAGCTGCTGTTGCTGCAGTCGGCTTGCTTGGAGTTGTTCGTGTTAAAAATGGCATACAG GATGGACCCCAATGATGAACTAGTTACCTTCTGTAATGGAAACGTGTTCCACAAAGAACAATGCGAACAAGCATTTGGTGATTGGTTGGCTGACATTCATGGGCTTGGACGAGTCTTGACAACCCTAAAGGTTGACCTATCATCCTTCGCTTGCCTCTCAGCACTAGTTCTTATCACAG TGAGACATGGTCTACAAGAGCCACAGAAAGTCACCGATCTTGAAAATAAGATCATTACATGTTTCAACGATCACGTGACATTCAATTCATCAGCATCGAACCAATCAAAGTTTCTCTCGGAGATGTTGCTACAATTGAGGGAGCTTCGTGTGTTCAGCAAGAATGGCCTCCAAAGACTACATCAACTGAAAGGTCAAGGAAACGTTCCGCTTCCTCGAGTACTTGAAAAGCTATTGGAAAGTAATTAA
- the LOC139964529 gene encoding nuclear receptor subfamily 4 group A member 1-like isoform X3 — translation MFLDLGRKNIDICQSIGFNTSFGAFTTNGTSHGIGESAPYISSPSSSICETSYVPSPGSVASSPTSVSSSPGLGQHHSHAISDRRHIPMPVTEATKMHESATIGSICFTPLPSEPFRYPSNSPTAAINLSSLPSFQETYGLTHRIDSRVEYEEQSPDYPLTNLGGSPGLEMQQPLLPESTHSSSFKNTSTYVPSLPNLADPEVTHFQPYSSVPAPVSTNHHTFTTMAHGHLNFSPCEAEPDFNLCPSDNSPHFVTNHLPTTQSQPPSYSQGFGRQNGWPMPHTTLQNAVTSVFCPTSTNLGFDLIDTKPIPGSLVTSLTQSHVLGTNTGVMRKSIPMPSGPACTSPPLPSRNMCNQEGMCAVCGDSAACQHYGVRTCEGCKGFFKRTVQKSAKYVCLANRNCTVDKRRRNRCQYCRFQKCLAVGMVKEVVRRDSLKGRRGRLPTKQRNPQDLSPPSPPVSLITALVRAHLDASPAKPNRNYNQFRLPGDNESCLSEEEQLKQFYDNLSSSLEVIKTWAEKIPGFSDLCKEDQLLLLQSACLELFVLKMAYRMDPNDELVTFCNGNVFHKEQCEQAFGDWLADIHGLGRVLTTLKVDLSSFACLSALVLITVRHGLQEPQKVTDLENKIITCFNDHVTFNSSASNQSKFLSEMLLQLRELRVFSKNGLQRLHQLKGQGNVPLPRVLEKLLESN, via the exons atatttgtcAATCCATCGGTTTTAACACGAGCTTTGGCGCCTTCACGACCAACGGCACGAGTCATGGAATAGGAGAGAGCGCTCCTTATATCTCCTCGCCATCTTCGTCCATTTGTGAGACGTCGTACGTACCGTCACCTGGTTCCGTTGCTTCTTCACCTACTTCGGTGTCCTCATCTCCAGGTCTCGGCCAACATCATTCACACGCTATTTCTGATCGCCGCCATATTCCGATGCCAGTTACCGAGGCAACGAAGATGCACGAGTCTGCGACGATTGGCAGCATATGTTTCACTCCACTCCCCTCCGAACCATTCCGTTATCCTAGTAATAGTCCGACTGCGGCTATTAACTTGAGTTCCTTGCCAAGTTTTCAAGAGACCTACGGCTTAACTCACCGAATTGACTCACGTGTAGAGTATGAAGAACAATCTCCTGACTATCCTCTCACAAATCTTGGAGGAAGTCCAGGTTTAGAAATGCAGCAACCACTCTTGCCAGAGAGCACTCATTCGTCATCTTTTAAAAACACTTCGACATACGTTCCGTCACTGCCTAATTTAGCAGATCCAGAGGTGACACACTTTCAGCCTTACAGCAGTGTACCCGCTCCTGTCAGTACAAATCATCACACCTTTACAACCATGGCCCACGGTCACCTTAATTTTAGTCCCTGTGAAGCCGAGCCCGACTTCAATCTTTGCCCGTCGGACAATTCGCCTCACTTTGTTACCAATCATCTCCCCACCACTCAGTCTCAACCACCATCTTACTCTCAAGGTTTTGGGAGACAAAATGGATGGCCCATGCCACATACAACCCTTCAAAATGCAGTGACGTCAGTATTCTGCCCTACGTCTACAAATCTCGGATTTGATCTGATTGATACGAAACCAATTCCAGGTTCCTTAGTGACGTCTTTAACTCAATCACATGTTTTGGGGACTAACACAGGTGTCATGAGGAAATCGATACCAATGCCAAGTGGACCGGCATGTACCTCACCGCCACTTCCATCAAGAAATATGTGTAACCAGGAGGGGATGTGCGCAGTCTGTGGAGACAGTGCTGCTTGCCAACATTACGGGGTCCGTACCTGCGAAGGATGCAAAGGCTTCTTTAAG CGAACGGTCCAGAAGAGTGCTAAATATGTTTGTCTAGCGAACAGAAACTGTACTGTTGATAAACGAAGGCGGAACCGCTGCCAGTACTGCCGATTCCAGAAGTGTTTGGCAGTCGGAATGGTCAAAGAAG TTGTTCGCAGGGACAGCCTCAAGGGCCGTCGAGGAAGGCTACCGACAAAACAGCGAAATCCCCAAGACCTATCTCCCCCGTCTCCACCTGTGAGTCTTATTACAGCCCTTGTGCGAGCTCATCTTGATGCTTCGCCAGCAAAGCCTAATAGGAACTATAACCAG TTTCGGCTGCCCGGTGATAATGAGTCTTGTCTGTCGGAAGAAGAACAGCTTAAGCAATTTTATGACAACCTATCCTCATCGCTTGAAGTCATCAAAACGTGGGCAGAGAAGATTCCCGGATTCAGTGACCTCTGCAAAGAGGACCAGCTGCTGTTGCTGCAGTCGGCTTGCTTGGAGTTGTTCGTGTTAAAAATGGCATACAG GATGGACCCCAATGATGAACTAGTTACCTTCTGTAATGGAAACGTGTTCCACAAAGAACAATGCGAACAAGCATTTGGTGATTGGTTGGCTGACATTCATGGGCTTGGACGAGTCTTGACAACCCTAAAGGTTGACCTATCATCCTTCGCTTGCCTCTCAGCACTAGTTCTTATCACAG TGAGACATGGTCTACAAGAGCCACAGAAAGTCACCGATCTTGAAAATAAGATCATTACATGTTTCAACGATCACGTGACATTCAATTCATCAGCATCGAACCAATCAAAGTTTCTCTCGGAGATGTTGCTACAATTGAGGGAGCTTCGTGTGTTCAGCAAGAATGGCCTCCAAAGACTACATCAACTGAAAGGTCAAGGAAACGTTCCGCTTCCTCGAGTACTTGAAAAGCTATTGGAAAGTAATTAA